One genomic region from Halomicrobium zhouii encodes:
- a CDS encoding ABC transporter ATP-binding protein, producing MAVLEINNLHAEVAEEGGETILRGVDLEVESGEIHALMGPNGSGKSTTAKIIAGHPAYDVTDGEVLIHLEDDEFGEDFEIPEDKRTWNLLDLEPNERAALGVFLGFQYPAEIEGVTMVNFLRTALNAKLEEREELFEDDDEAEADEEDEDVGYDTSPMEGDVDEGEVGVAEFQQLLKEKMEQLDMDEKFANRYLNAGFSGGEKKQNEVLQAAILEPSVAVLDEIDSGLDIDRLQDVSDGINALRDEQGTGVLQITHYQRILDYVEPDHVHVMIDGEIAKSGDATLAEELEDKGYDWVREEVYEAA from the coding sequence ATGGCAGTACTCGAAATCAACAATCTACACGCGGAAGTCGCTGAAGAGGGCGGTGAGACCATCCTTCGCGGCGTCGACCTCGAAGTCGAGTCCGGAGAGATCCACGCGCTGATGGGTCCCAACGGCTCGGGCAAGTCGACGACGGCGAAGATCATCGCGGGCCACCCGGCCTACGACGTGACCGACGGCGAGGTCCTCATCCACCTCGAGGACGACGAGTTCGGCGAGGACTTCGAAATCCCCGAGGACAAGCGCACCTGGAACCTCCTCGACCTGGAGCCCAACGAACGCGCCGCGCTCGGCGTGTTCCTCGGCTTCCAGTACCCTGCGGAGATCGAGGGCGTCACGATGGTGAACTTCCTCCGCACGGCGCTCAACGCCAAGCTCGAAGAGCGCGAGGAACTGTTCGAGGACGACGACGAGGCCGAAGCCGACGAGGAAGACGAGGACGTCGGCTACGACACCTCCCCGATGGAGGGTGACGTCGACGAGGGCGAGGTGGGCGTCGCCGAGTTCCAGCAGCTCCTCAAGGAGAAGATGGAACAGCTCGACATGGACGAGAAGTTCGCCAATCGCTACCTCAACGCGGGCTTCTCCGGCGGGGAGAAAAAGCAGAACGAGGTCCTCCAGGCCGCGATCCTCGAGCCATCCGTCGCCGTGCTCGACGAGATCGACTCCGGGCTGGACATCGACCGCCTGCAGGACGTCTCCGACGGCATCAACGCGCTCCGTGACGAGCAGGGGACCGGCGTCCTGCAGATCACCCACTACCAGCGCATCCTCGACTACGTCGAACCGGACCACGTCCACGTGATGATCGACGGCGAAATCGCCAAGTCCGGCGACGCGACGCTGGCCGAGGAACTCGAGGACAAGGGGTACGACTGGGTCCGCGAAGAAGTGTACGAGGCCGCGTGA
- the sufD gene encoding Fe-S cluster assembly protein SufD, whose protein sequence is MSTQLTANLTEEQVQQISAELDEPDWLLETRLDALAALEDLDMPKVIRTPGRDWTNLDALDYETLVDPLEWEQEKDRVDAEGVDVLSWADALDQHGDLIEEHFGSVVDPQRDYLTALSTALFAAGTVVYVPEGVAAEDVKIRTTMNSRSLFNYTLVVAEESSSVTILERQRTGTNVDGEQYYSGVVEAVAGENAHIQYGTLQNLAEDTYNFQVKRGHAGTYGSIDWIEGNIGSRLTKTNVETRLLGDSSESKIVGAFFGHEDQHFDLASRVWHEAEHTTADLVTRGVLDDAARSVYEGVQDVGREAWDTNSYQRENTLMLSEDSEADASPKLIINNHDTEASHSATVGQVDEEDLFYMTSRGVHPELARNMLVEGFFVPVLEEVAVDELRDDLDDLIVERLVE, encoded by the coding sequence ATGAGTACGCAGCTAACAGCCAACCTCACGGAGGAGCAGGTACAGCAGATTTCCGCGGAGCTCGACGAGCCCGACTGGCTGCTCGAGACCCGCCTCGACGCCCTCGCGGCGCTCGAGGATCTGGACATGCCGAAGGTCATCCGGACCCCCGGTCGCGACTGGACCAACCTCGACGCGCTCGATTACGAGACGCTCGTCGACCCCCTCGAGTGGGAACAGGAGAAAGACCGCGTTGACGCCGAAGGCGTCGACGTGCTCTCCTGGGCCGACGCGCTCGACCAGCACGGCGACCTGATCGAGGAGCACTTCGGGTCGGTCGTCGACCCGCAGCGTGACTACCTCACGGCGCTCTCGACCGCACTGTTCGCGGCCGGGACCGTCGTCTACGTCCCCGAGGGCGTCGCCGCCGAGGACGTGAAGATCCGGACGACGATGAACAGCCGGTCGCTGTTCAACTACACGCTCGTCGTCGCCGAGGAGTCATCCTCGGTCACCATCCTGGAGCGCCAGCGTACGGGGACGAACGTCGACGGCGAGCAGTACTACTCCGGCGTCGTCGAGGCCGTCGCCGGCGAGAACGCACACATCCAGTACGGCACGCTCCAGAACCTGGCCGAAGACACGTACAACTTCCAGGTCAAGCGCGGCCACGCCGGCACCTACGGCAGCATCGACTGGATCGAGGGCAACATCGGTTCCCGGCTCACGAAGACGAACGTCGAGACCCGACTGCTCGGCGACTCCTCGGAGTCGAAGATCGTCGGCGCGTTCTTCGGCCACGAGGACCAGCACTTCGATCTGGCCTCGCGCGTCTGGCACGAGGCCGAGCACACCACGGCCGATCTGGTCACCCGCGGCGTCCTCGACGACGCGGCCCGGTCGGTGTACGAGGGCGTCCAGGACGTCGGCCGCGAGGCCTGGGACACGAACTCCTACCAGCGCGAGAACACGCTGATGCTCTCCGAGGATAGCGAGGCCGACGCGTCCCCGAAGCTGATCATCAACAACCACGACACGGAAGCGAGCCACTCCGCGACGGTCGGACAGGTCGACGAGGAGGACCTGTTCTACATGACCTCGCGCGGCGTGCACCCCGAACTCGCCCGGAACATGCTCGTCGAGGGCTTCTTCGTCCCCGTCCTCGAAGAGGTCGCCGTCGACGAACTCCGCGACGACCTCGACGACCTCATCGTCGAGCGTCTCGTCGAGTAA
- a CDS encoding coiled-coil protein: MAESIDESKNVEVTDEDLENKSKGELIKLAGQLRDRRNDLNQLASERASSRDDLNAKTREKVNEAQEHREKRDELNEQVQEHKEQRNELNAEANKLFDKVDKMKNDLELDEGKSVDKLESEIEDLEFKQQTEVLSSDDERELIEKIEEKREQLAEKKEKLDQTGDLDGLKEEAEEVRSEASTHHQKVTELADEAQKHHNEMIEAYREADDIRDDADEMHEKFVDAQEAADQHHEDFVRVQKRLRELDKKEEKAERSAREEKQEAAKEEAEEIYQKFKEGETLDTEDLMKLQKAGKL, encoded by the coding sequence ATGGCAGAATCGATAGACGAATCCAAAAACGTAGAAGTCACAGACGAAGATCTCGAAAACAAATCCAAGGGCGAGCTCATCAAGCTCGCCGGCCAGCTCCGCGACCGACGGAACGACCTGAACCAGCTGGCATCCGAGCGGGCGTCCAGCCGGGACGACCTCAACGCGAAGACCCGTGAGAAGGTCAACGAGGCCCAGGAACACCGCGAGAAGCGCGACGAGCTCAACGAGCAGGTCCAGGAGCACAAGGAACAGCGCAACGAGCTCAACGCGGAGGCCAACAAGCTCTTCGACAAGGTCGACAAGATGAAGAACGACCTCGAGCTCGACGAGGGAAAGTCCGTCGACAAGCTCGAGTCCGAAATCGAAGACCTGGAGTTCAAACAGCAGACCGAGGTGCTCAGTAGCGACGACGAGCGCGAACTCATCGAGAAGATCGAGGAGAAACGCGAGCAACTCGCCGAGAAGAAGGAGAAGCTCGACCAGACGGGCGACCTCGACGGCCTCAAGGAGGAGGCAGAGGAGGTCCGCTCCGAAGCCTCGACCCACCACCAGAAGGTGACGGAACTCGCCGACGAGGCCCAGAAGCACCATAACGAGATGATCGAGGCCTATCGCGAGGCCGACGACATCCGCGACGACGCCGACGAGATGCACGAGAAGTTCGTGGACGCTCAGGAGGCGGCCGACCAGCACCACGAGGACTTCGTCCGCGTCCAGAAGCGCCTGCGCGAACTGGACAAGAAAGAGGAGAAGGCCGAGCGCTCCGCCCGCGAGGAGAAACAGGAGGCCGCCAAGGAGGAGGCCGAGGAGATCTACCAGAAGTTCAAGGAAGGCGAAACCCTCGACACCGAGGACCTGATGAAGCTGCAGAAGGCCGGCAAGCTCTAG
- a CDS encoding DUF4166 domain-containing protein produces MNSIYQRALGEEFDDLHPKMQRRFGFTSEDGVAAIGRGTMEYVRNGGLYTLPFLAVGATMHTMFPEESTAVPFTIRNYAYEDAYGRETVTWLRTFELPRERHFDAAMIYSEERDRIVDYLGKRHHLAVDVDVGVSDAGGIELTTGAQRLYAFGTGIDFPLVLSATANVHEWYDEAADSYRIAVRVTNPVVGLVFEYSGSFDVEWIDCETAPDEVRPVSPTRGE; encoded by the coding sequence GTGAACTCCATCTACCAGCGGGCCCTCGGCGAGGAGTTCGACGACCTCCACCCGAAGATGCAGCGGCGGTTCGGGTTCACGAGCGAGGACGGCGTGGCCGCCATCGGCCGCGGGACGATGGAGTACGTCCGCAACGGCGGGCTGTACACCCTCCCGTTCCTCGCCGTCGGGGCGACGATGCACACCATGTTCCCGGAGGAGAGCACTGCAGTCCCGTTCACCATCCGGAACTACGCGTACGAGGACGCCTACGGGCGGGAGACGGTGACCTGGCTGCGGACGTTCGAGTTGCCCAGGGAACGCCACTTCGACGCGGCGATGATCTACAGCGAGGAGCGCGACCGTATCGTCGACTACCTGGGGAAGCGCCACCACCTCGCGGTCGACGTCGACGTCGGCGTCAGCGACGCGGGCGGAATCGAACTCACGACCGGCGCCCAGCGCCTGTACGCGTTCGGGACGGGAATCGACTTCCCGCTCGTCCTCTCGGCGACGGCGAACGTCCACGAGTGGTACGACGAGGCGGCCGATAGCTATCGGATCGCCGTCCGCGTGACGAATCCGGTCGTCGGCCTGGTCTTCGAGTACTCGGGGTCGTTCGACGTCGAGTGGATCGACTGCGAGACGGCGCCCGACGAGGTTCGCCCGGTCTCCCCGACGCGCGGGGAGTGA
- a CDS encoding DoxX-like family protein, whose amino-acid sequence MSGTELYIETWVDADVEDLWGATQEPDQHERWDLRFTDIDYLPRPDESEPQQFDYETRIGFGIGVAGGGESTGERADGGERTSALRFWSDDPKSLITEGNGYWKYLPEDGGVRFLTAYNYDTRFGRLGSVFDRFVFRPLMVWATAWSFDRLRLWLESDVSPEASMRQAIVHAVARLSLAVVWVYQGLVPKLLGPHPVERELSAALLPAGLPVDGTIQALGAAEVGFGLLLLVAWHRRLAFPASALLTVALVGAGLVANPGLLAHPLSSIPLGVAMLGLAAVGYAAGEELPSARRCITDRTESDLQ is encoded by the coding sequence ATGAGTGGGACGGAACTGTACATCGAGACGTGGGTGGACGCCGACGTCGAGGACCTGTGGGGGGCGACGCAGGAACCGGACCAGCACGAGCGGTGGGACCTCCGCTTTACCGACATCGACTATCTCCCGAGGCCCGACGAGAGCGAACCGCAGCAGTTCGACTACGAGACGAGAATCGGGTTCGGCATCGGCGTCGCTGGTGGCGGCGAGTCGACCGGCGAGCGTGCGGATGGAGGAGAGCGGACCTCCGCGCTCCGGTTCTGGTCCGACGACCCGAAGTCGCTGATCACCGAGGGGAACGGGTACTGGAAGTACCTCCCGGAGGACGGCGGCGTCCGGTTCCTGACTGCGTACAACTACGACACGCGCTTCGGCCGTCTCGGCAGCGTCTTCGACCGGTTCGTCTTCCGACCGCTGATGGTGTGGGCGACGGCGTGGAGTTTCGACCGTCTCCGCCTGTGGCTCGAATCGGACGTCTCTCCGGAGGCGTCGATGCGCCAGGCTATCGTCCACGCCGTAGCACGGCTCTCGCTCGCCGTGGTCTGGGTCTACCAGGGCCTGGTTCCGAAGCTACTCGGGCCCCATCCCGTCGAGCGGGAACTGTCTGCGGCGTTGCTACCGGCGGGGCTCCCCGTCGACGGGACCATCCAGGCGCTCGGCGCGGCCGAGGTCGGATTCGGCCTGCTGCTTCTCGTAGCCTGGCACCGCCGGTTGGCGTTCCCCGCGTCGGCGCTACTCACCGTGGCGCTGGTGGGCGCCGGCCTCGTCGCGAACCCGGGCTTGCTCGCCCATCCTCTCTCGTCGATTCCGCTGGGCGTCGCGATGCTCGGGCTCGCGGCCGTCGGCTACGCCGCCGGCGAGGAACTCCCGAGTGCCCGTCGCTGTATCACCGATCGGACGGAGAGTGACCTCCAGTGA
- a CDS encoding metal-dependent transcriptional regulator yields the protein MNTADQYLKAIYLVQEQEDGPASTGDVADLLEVSPASANEMIGKLESQELLDHEKYKGVDLTDEGIRRARLSLQNYCIIQRFLVEVLEVQEFREEAKQLEGVIDETVAERLDTIIDREPQCPDCFNAEEDVCGLLEPELEASD from the coding sequence ATGAACACGGCAGACCAGTATCTCAAAGCGATCTACCTCGTCCAGGAACAGGAAGACGGTCCCGCCTCGACCGGCGACGTCGCCGACCTGCTGGAGGTGAGCCCCGCCAGCGCCAACGAGATGATCGGCAAGCTCGAGTCCCAGGAGTTGCTCGACCACGAGAAGTACAAGGGCGTCGACCTCACCGACGAGGGGATCCGACGGGCCCGGCTCTCGCTCCAGAACTACTGCATCATCCAGCGCTTCCTCGTCGAGGTACTCGAAGTCCAGGAGTTCCGCGAGGAGGCCAAACAGCTAGAGGGCGTCATCGACGAGACGGTCGCCGAGCGACTGGACACGATCATCGACCGCGAGCCCCAGTGCCCCGACTGTTTCAACGCGGAAGAAGACGTCTGCGGCCTGCTGGAACCCGAACTCGAAGCCTCCGACTGA
- the sufB gene encoding Fe-S cluster assembly protein SufB, giving the protein MSSDQDQLKETDTEARFEFKKEEKSAFETDKGLTEETVRLISEDKDEPEWMLERRLRALEQFQEMPMPTDWPGQPDLSEVDLNEIVPYIRPDIETRGGAENWEDLPEEIQDTFDKLGIPEAEKNALSGVGAQYESEIVYQNMQERWEEKGVIFMDMDKAVQEHPDLVREHFMTKCVPPSDNKFAALHGAIWSGGSFVYVPEDTTVDMPVQAYFRMNSEGMGQFEHTLIVAEENSEVHYIEGCSAPKYSAFNLHSGCVEVFVRDNAHVQYSTVQNWSKNTYNLNTKRAIVEEEGTMEWVSGSMGSKATMLYPATILKGPGATDNHITIAFAGKGQNIDTGAKVYHNAPDTKSTIESKSISKDGGRTNYRGLVHISDGAENSSTSVECDALMFDNESTSDTMPYMEIQENKVDVAHEATVGKIGDEDVFYLQSRGLDDDDAKQMIVAGFIEPITEELPIEYAVELNRLIELEMEGSLG; this is encoded by the coding sequence ATGAGCTCAGATCAAGACCAACTCAAAGAAACGGACACCGAGGCCCGCTTCGAATTCAAGAAGGAGGAAAAGTCCGCCTTCGAGACCGACAAAGGCCTCACCGAGGAGACCGTCCGCCTCATCTCCGAGGACAAGGACGAGCCCGAGTGGATGCTCGAGCGACGTCTCCGCGCACTCGAACAGTTCCAGGAAATGCCGATGCCGACCGACTGGCCCGGCCAGCCGGACCTCTCGGAGGTCGACCTCAACGAGATCGTCCCCTACATCCGGCCCGACATCGAGACCCGCGGCGGGGCCGAGAACTGGGAGGACCTCCCGGAAGAGATCCAGGACACCTTCGACAAGCTGGGCATCCCTGAGGCCGAGAAGAACGCCCTCTCCGGCGTCGGCGCCCAGTACGAGTCCGAGATCGTCTACCAGAACATGCAGGAGCGCTGGGAGGAGAAGGGCGTCATCTTCATGGACATGGACAAGGCCGTCCAGGAGCACCCCGACCTCGTCCGCGAGCACTTCATGACGAAGTGCGTCCCCCCGAGCGACAACAAGTTCGCGGCGCTCCACGGCGCCATCTGGTCCGGCGGCTCGTTCGTCTACGTCCCCGAGGACACGACGGTCGACATGCCGGTCCAGGCGTACTTCCGCATGAACTCCGAGGGGATGGGTCAGTTCGAGCACACGCTCATCGTCGCCGAGGAGAACTCGGAAGTCCACTACATCGAGGGCTGTTCCGCGCCGAAGTACTCCGCGTTCAACCTCCACAGCGGCTGCGTGGAGGTCTTCGTCCGCGACAACGCCCACGTCCAGTACTCCACGGTGCAGAACTGGTCGAAGAACACGTACAACCTCAACACCAAGCGCGCCATCGTCGAGGAAGAGGGCACGATGGAGTGGGTCTCGGGCTCCATGGGCTCGAAGGCCACCATGCTCTACCCCGCGACGATCCTCAAGGGCCCGGGCGCGACGGACAACCACATCACCATCGCGTTCGCGGGCAAGGGTCAGAACATCGACACCGGGGCGAAGGTGTACCACAACGCGCCCGACACGAAGTCGACCATCGAGTCCAAGTCCATCAGCAAGGACGGCGGCCGCACCAACTACCGCGGCCTCGTCCACATCTCCGACGGCGCCGAGAACTCCTCGACGTCGGTCGAGTGTGACGCGCTGATGTTCGACAACGAGTCCACCTCGGACACGATGCCGTACATGGAGATCCAGGAGAACAAGGTCGACGTCGCCCACGAGGCGACCGTCGGCAAGATCGGCGACGAGGACGTCTTCTACCTCCAGAGCCGCGGCCTGGACGACGACGACGCAAAGCAGATGATCGTCGCCGGCTTCATCGAGCCCATCACGGAGGAACTGCCCATCGAGTACGCGGTCGAACTGAATCGATTGATCGAACTCGAGATGGAGGGAAGCCTCGGGTAA
- a CDS encoding LysE family translocator yields the protein MSLAATLVGGMVFGLALAAPPGPMNAVIATESVLRGWSAGFRAGLGAMLADVCFFLLALVGLVAFVQRSPAVRTVLFVAGGLLMLYFAYGAVASARSFVDDDVDEGKGFRKAFVLALTNPFQIAFWLTVGVGLLEPGQLDVLAALPVVGQSLAGRAVVQTGEPAIIVGLFAGVVAWILGFPAALVSARRRVESVAPVVAWLSAAVLAGSGLLFLAEAASRL from the coding sequence ATGTCTCTGGCCGCGACGCTGGTCGGTGGTATGGTCTTCGGGCTCGCACTGGCAGCGCCCCCGGGGCCGATGAACGCCGTCATCGCGACGGAGAGCGTGCTCCGTGGCTGGAGCGCCGGTTTCCGCGCTGGTCTCGGAGCGATGCTGGCCGACGTCTGTTTCTTCCTGCTGGCGCTGGTCGGCCTGGTCGCGTTCGTCCAGCGGTCACCGGCCGTCAGGACCGTGCTGTTCGTCGCCGGTGGGCTCTTGATGCTGTACTTCGCGTACGGTGCCGTCGCGAGCGCTCGCTCGTTCGTGGACGACGACGTCGACGAGGGCAAGGGGTTCCGCAAGGCGTTCGTCCTCGCGCTCACGAACCCATTCCAGATCGCCTTCTGGCTGACCGTCGGCGTCGGCTTGCTCGAACCGGGCCAGCTCGACGTGCTGGCGGCCCTGCCCGTCGTCGGCCAGTCGCTCGCCGGACGCGCCGTCGTCCAGACCGGCGAGCCGGCGATAATCGTCGGCCTGTTCGCCGGTGTCGTGGCCTGGATACTCGGCTTTCCGGCGGCGCTCGTCTCGGCCCGGCGACGCGTGGAGTCGGTCGCGCCGGTGGTTGCGTGGCTCTCGGCGGCGGTGCTGGCCGGGTCGGGTCTGCTCTTCCTCGCGGAGGCGGCCTCGCGGCTCTAG
- a CDS encoding DNA-methyltransferase — protein sequence METQHRVVVDDSRELAQVDDDSVELVVTSPPYPMIEMWDDLFAELDPTVADHLDAGDGQAAFEAMHEQLERVWAEVERVLVDGGIACVNVGDATRKVDDSFRVFQNHSRIVDAFEGLGFEPLPEILWRKPVNSAAKFMGSGMLPPNAYVTLEHEYVLVFRNGKAHRDFEPGSDRRYGAAYFWEERNQWFSDVWEDVTGEHQALDHDELRSRSAAYPFEIPYRLINMYSVYGDTVLDPFWGTGTTTLAAMTAGRNSVGYEIDGEFTGVFDDRTGAIPEFSGDVVEQRLADHRTFVEDKREAGGEFDYEADYYDFPVTTKQEKQIRLYAVDAVESTGDGYRAVHDPIDGGRAGPEAGAETEPEPESATSPSDP from the coding sequence GTGGAAACGCAGCATCGCGTCGTCGTGGACGACTCCCGCGAGCTAGCACAGGTAGACGACGACTCCGTCGAACTCGTCGTCACGTCGCCGCCGTATCCGATGATCGAGATGTGGGACGACCTCTTCGCGGAGCTCGACCCGACGGTGGCGGACCACCTCGACGCGGGCGACGGACAGGCGGCGTTCGAGGCGATGCACGAGCAACTGGAGCGCGTGTGGGCCGAAGTCGAGCGCGTCCTCGTCGACGGCGGCATCGCCTGTGTCAACGTGGGCGACGCGACGCGAAAGGTCGACGACAGCTTTCGCGTCTTCCAGAACCACTCGCGGATCGTCGACGCCTTCGAGGGGCTGGGGTTCGAGCCGCTGCCGGAGATTCTCTGGCGCAAGCCCGTCAACTCGGCGGCGAAGTTCATGGGCAGCGGGATGTTGCCGCCCAACGCCTACGTGACGCTCGAACACGAGTACGTGCTCGTGTTCCGGAACGGCAAGGCACACCGGGACTTCGAGCCCGGGTCGGATCGGCGCTACGGCGCGGCGTACTTCTGGGAGGAGCGTAACCAGTGGTTCAGCGACGTCTGGGAGGACGTCACGGGGGAACACCAGGCGCTGGACCACGACGAGTTGCGGAGCCGGTCCGCCGCGTACCCCTTCGAGATACCCTACCGACTGATCAACATGTACAGCGTCTACGGCGACACCGTCCTCGACCCGTTCTGGGGCACCGGAACGACGACGCTCGCCGCGATGACCGCCGGCCGGAACTCGGTCGGCTACGAGATCGACGGCGAGTTCACGGGCGTCTTCGACGACCGGACCGGAGCGATCCCCGAGTTCTCCGGCGACGTGGTCGAACAGCGACTGGCGGACCACCGCACCTTCGTCGAGGACAAACGCGAGGCGGGCGGGGAGTTCGACTACGAGGCCGACTACTACGACTTCCCGGTCACGACAAAGCAGGAGAAGCAGATCCGGCTGTACGCCGTCGACGCCGTCGAATCGACCGGGGACGGGTACCGGGCGGTTCACGATCCAATCGACGGCGGGCGTGCCGGTCCGGAGGCGGGGGCAGAGACGGAGCCGGAGCCGGAATCGGCGACCTCCCCCTCCGATCCGTGA
- a CDS encoding M14 family metallopeptidase: MTDATLEESVERIERALAAYRRYRRRRRNPQLVTERNDSKDVDRSIEMLMPDTKWATPLHEIDSARDGPTAFVVAGQHGIEPAGWKAAELLVEMTPQSGTLVVVPRADQTAIEAGVYSGDEGSLNDHWRVGSEPTIEIARVIWDRFESYQPDIAFDLHSSQGIYKSGIDDGFGQALYPTPGRARDVAAAVVDTLNEEFVTDWPDHYDYIVGNLQSGWGTFFSHKVGGQYDGDCLLCEPTRRTTEDGRHPTEAQRIRWNLASAVLALDHYEMTFDESI; this comes from the coding sequence ATGACGGACGCCACGCTCGAGGAGAGCGTCGAGCGGATCGAACGAGCCCTCGCGGCCTACCGCCGGTATCGACGCCGGCGGCGGAACCCACAGCTGGTCACCGAGCGGAACGACTCGAAGGACGTGGACCGGTCGATCGAGATGCTCATGCCGGACACCAAGTGGGCGACGCCGCTGCACGAAATCGATTCGGCCAGGGACGGGCCGACTGCGTTCGTCGTCGCGGGCCAGCACGGCATCGAGCCAGCCGGCTGGAAGGCCGCCGAGTTGCTCGTCGAGATGACGCCCCAGTCCGGAACGCTCGTCGTCGTTCCGCGCGCCGACCAGACCGCGATCGAGGCCGGTGTCTACAGCGGCGACGAGGGGAGCCTCAACGACCACTGGCGCGTCGGCAGTGAGCCGACGATCGAAATCGCGCGCGTCATCTGGGACCGGTTCGAGTCCTACCAGCCGGACATCGCGTTCGACCTCCACAGCTCACAGGGCATCTACAAATCAGGCATCGACGACGGGTTCGGGCAGGCCCTCTACCCGACGCCCGGTCGAGCGCGTGACGTCGCGGCCGCGGTCGTCGACACGCTCAACGAGGAGTTCGTCACCGACTGGCCGGACCACTACGACTACATCGTCGGGAACCTGCAGAGCGGCTGGGGCACCTTCTTCAGCCACAAGGTCGGCGGCCAGTACGACGGCGACTGCCTGCTGTGTGAGCCGACCCGCCGGACCACCGAGGACGGGCGACACCCGACGGAGGCCCAGCGGATCAGGTGGAACCTGGCCTCGGCCGTGCTCGCGCTCGACCACTACGAGATGACGTTCGACGAATCGATCTGA
- a CDS encoding rubrerythrin, with protein MSLQRPIGSDHQLARLLQIGVVLEEVVEARADKHAQVTAADLDEEVVTLFEHAAEESAEHRDRLEALIDDMDADTVPFEEIKRLVEAQYEADDDFDGVLYDQLCNEETAYKFYDDLIGAIAASNTEFSIDRNRLVDTLRSIRDEEADGVEEVTRLMEARE; from the coding sequence GTGAGCCTCCAGCGACCCATCGGCTCGGACCACCAGCTCGCCCGGCTCCTGCAGATCGGCGTCGTGCTCGAAGAGGTCGTCGAGGCCCGCGCCGACAAGCACGCCCAGGTGACCGCTGCGGACCTCGACGAGGAGGTCGTGACGCTGTTCGAACACGCCGCCGAGGAGTCCGCGGAGCACCGCGACCGGCTCGAAGCGCTCATCGACGACATGGACGCCGACACGGTGCCCTTCGAGGAGATAAAGCGCCTCGTCGAAGCCCAGTACGAGGCCGACGACGACTTCGACGGCGTCCTCTACGACCAGCTCTGCAACGAGGAGACCGCCTACAAGTTCTACGACGACCTCATCGGCGCCATCGCGGCGTCGAACACGGAGTTCAGCATCGACCGCAACCGGCTCGTCGATACCCTCCGCTCGATCCGCGACGAGGAGGCCGACGGCGTCGAGGAAGTGACGCGACTGATGGAGGCGCGAGAATAG
- a CDS encoding HD domain-containing protein, which translates to MGVEIQESPVSDDEFDAMQTFVRDYLTASVENEDEGGRMRWYPWHSAEYRFNHILNVVDLAGEIAREEGANADVTRVAALFHDVAKLEVDQDVHADAGADIAREYLTAHGDYPDSFVDQVCTAIRDHSYQGDVTDLPMETQCLIEADILDKVGANGTALMLLRMGYEARSHMDAAEMVGRVVERGRDARDRIESETADAVLQRRLKRARWFQEWLEGEVAEMDGEEAVVDMASGMGGD; encoded by the coding sequence GTGGGCGTTGAGATCCAGGAGTCGCCAGTTTCGGACGACGAATTCGACGCGATGCAGACGTTCGTGCGCGACTACCTGACGGCCAGCGTGGAGAACGAGGACGAGGGCGGCCGAATGCGGTGGTACCCCTGGCACTCCGCGGAGTACCGGTTCAATCACATCCTGAACGTCGTCGACCTCGCCGGAGAGATCGCTCGCGAAGAAGGGGCGAACGCCGACGTGACGCGCGTCGCCGCCCTCTTCCACGACGTGGCGAAACTCGAGGTCGACCAGGACGTCCACGCCGACGCCGGTGCGGACATCGCCCGCGAGTACCTCACGGCCCACGGCGACTACCCCGACTCGTTCGTCGACCAGGTGTGTACGGCCATCCGCGACCACTCCTACCAGGGCGACGTGACGGACCTGCCGATGGAGACCCAGTGTCTCATCGAGGCGGACATCCTGGACAAGGTCGGCGCCAACGGGACGGCGCTGATGCTGTTGCGAATGGGGTACGAGGCCCGCTCACACATGGACGCCGCCGAGATGGTCGGGCGCGTCGTCGAACGGGGCCGTGACGCTCGCGACCGTATCGAGAGCGAGACCGCCGATGCCGTGCTCCAGCGCCGTCTCAAGCGCGCCCGCTGGTTCCAGGAGTGGCTCGAGGGCGAGGTAGCCGAGATGGACGGCGAGGAAGCCGTCGTCGACATGGCCTCCGGCATGGGCGGCGACTAG
- a CDS encoding DUF7571 family protein, which translates to MQPCQNCQAVIDEYILDKQLEPLRELTVDDFNLCADCVTIVPDACVECGGAVYVPRSEAGVPDYCPACRSDRIEQTGQDPGWHCESVHG; encoded by the coding sequence ATGCAACCGTGCCAAAACTGTCAGGCGGTCATCGACGAGTACATCCTGGACAAACAACTCGAACCCCTGCGCGAACTCACGGTCGACGACTTCAACCTCTGTGCGGACTGTGTGACGATCGTCCCCGACGCGTGCGTGGAGTGTGGCGGCGCGGTCTACGTCCCCCGTTCCGAGGCCGGCGTCCCGGACTACTGCCCGGCCTGTCGGTCGGACCGGATCGAACAGACTGGCCAGGATCCCGGCTGGCACTGCGAATCGGTTCACGGCTGA